A genomic region of Sphingobium sp. HWE2-09 contains the following coding sequences:
- a CDS encoding c-type cytochrome: protein MKSLFWTGKKLAALAIVGMAGAAWVAEAAAPAMIAAVNARKANYKEIGGAFKTINDEIKTGSPDLATIRPLAKDIFTRASGQLKFFPQGSGPQPGVKTRAKAEIWSDQAGFKKIHGDMIAAAGALQDAANRGDVAAITAARTKLGATCKSCHDKFREAE, encoded by the coding sequence ATGAAAAGTCTGTTTTGGACCGGAAAGAAACTGGCCGCCCTCGCCATTGTGGGGATGGCTGGCGCCGCCTGGGTGGCTGAAGCGGCGGCCCCGGCAATGATTGCCGCGGTGAACGCGCGCAAGGCCAATTACAAAGAGATTGGCGGCGCATTCAAGACGATCAACGATGAGATCAAGACAGGATCGCCGGATCTTGCGACCATACGTCCGCTGGCGAAGGACATCTTTACGCGCGCATCGGGGCAGCTCAAATTCTTCCCGCAGGGCAGCGGGCCACAGCCGGGGGTAAAGACCCGTGCGAAGGCGGAAATCTGGTCCGATCAGGCTGGCTTCAAGAAGATCCATGGCGACATGATCGCTGCGGCCGGAGCATTGCAGGACGCTGCAAATCGCGGCGACGTCGCGGCCATTACCGCCGCACGCACCAAATTGGGGGCGACGTGCAAAAGCTGCCACGACAAGTTCCGGGAGGCTGAATAA
- a CDS encoding cytochrome b/b6 domain-containing protein → MPATGPADAAQSDHQIGWDLPVRLFHWLIVLLIGFSWWSAEQRLLDWHRYSGYAVLTLILFRLAWGFGGSATARFSNFVRGPSAVGRYMRRDMFSRAKPVTIGHNPVGGWSVVAMLVAMLAQTLLGLVAVDVDGIESGPLSAWVSFETGRLASNLHGIVFNILLALIALHVLAILFYLLRKRANLFRPMWFGQGRGAPSALSRAAILLLLCAGAVWALVTYGG, encoded by the coding sequence ATGCCAGCGACCGGTCCCGCCGACGCAGCGCAGTCCGATCATCAAATCGGCTGGGATCTTCCCGTCCGGCTGTTTCACTGGCTCATCGTGCTGCTTATAGGATTTTCCTGGTGGTCGGCGGAACAGCGGCTGCTCGATTGGCACCGCTATTCGGGCTACGCCGTGCTCACGCTGATCCTGTTTCGGCTGGCGTGGGGATTTGGCGGAAGCGCCACTGCGCGCTTCTCCAACTTCGTCCGCGGCCCTTCCGCAGTCGGCCGCTATATGCGGCGAGACATGTTCAGCCGGGCAAAGCCGGTGACCATAGGCCATAATCCGGTGGGCGGATGGAGCGTGGTGGCCATGCTGGTCGCGATGCTGGCGCAGACTTTGCTCGGCTTGGTGGCGGTCGATGTCGATGGCATCGAGTCAGGTCCGCTGTCGGCCTGGGTCAGTTTCGAAACCGGGAGGCTAGCGTCGAACCTGCATGGCATAGTGTTCAACATTCTACTTGCGCTGATCGCGCTGCACGTTCTGGCTATCTTATTTTACCTCCTGCGTAAGCGCGCCAATCTGTTCCGGCCCATGTGGTTTGGACAAGGACGGGGCGCGCCCTCGGCATTGAGCCGTGCAGCAATCCTGTTGTTACTGTGCGCCGGGGCAGTGTGGGCGTTGGTCACCTACGGGGGATAG
- a CDS encoding SDR family oxidoreductase, translating to MGRFTNKAVVITGGSSGIGLATARRVVEEGGRVLVTGSDPARLQAVRAEMPTIAVLENDASRPESADALAAEARRLFGEIDAAFLNAGVGTGAPLGQLTPVMYRHLMDVNVGGPLFGIQALAPVMRDGGSFLITASIAKDKGMPASALYSASKGAVRAMARGFARELSPRRIRVNTVSPGPTETDFFKRLGLPDEHIAMVEQHIVATNPLGRMGTAAEVAAVALFLLSDEASYVTGSDYFVDGGEAQL from the coding sequence GTGGGCAGATTTACGAACAAGGCCGTCGTGATTACGGGCGGATCGAGCGGCATCGGGCTGGCAACGGCCCGGCGTGTCGTGGAAGAAGGCGGGCGCGTCCTCGTTACCGGATCGGACCCGGCCCGGCTGCAGGCTGTTCGCGCGGAAATGCCGACGATTGCTGTGTTGGAAAACGACGCATCTCGTCCGGAATCTGCCGATGCGCTGGCCGCTGAGGCGCGCCGCCTATTCGGTGAGATCGATGCGGCATTTCTGAACGCCGGGGTGGGAACGGGGGCACCGCTCGGGCAGCTGACGCCCGTAATGTATCGGCACCTTATGGACGTCAACGTCGGCGGTCCATTGTTCGGGATACAGGCGCTCGCGCCGGTCATGCGCGATGGCGGATCGTTTTTGATCACGGCGTCTATCGCCAAGGACAAAGGCATGCCGGCAAGCGCGCTCTATTCGGCCAGCAAGGGGGCGGTCCGGGCGATGGCGCGTGGCTTCGCACGCGAACTGTCGCCCCGCAGAATTCGCGTGAACACGGTCAGCCCTGGCCCGACCGAAACCGACTTCTTCAAGCGGCTGGGGCTACCGGACGAGCATATCGCAATGGTCGAGCAGCATATCGTTGCGACCAATCCGCTGGGGCGCATGGGCACGGCCGCGGAAGTGGCTGCGGTGGCGTTGTTCCTGCTGTCGGACGAGGCAAGCTACGTTACCGGCTCCGATTATTTCGTCGATGGCGGCGAAGCGCAGCTTTAG
- a CDS encoding M20/M25/M40 family metallo-hydrolase, with translation MAIASKILSTCLIALALPCTAFALPPKEAAATQTAADRALPEFVAFLQLPNVMHKSTADMRKNADWVEAAFRRHGFEARQLEDGETPMIFAQTANPSPKRKTILFYAHMDGQAVFPKDWDQPDPFQPVLKQKGADGTFTSLPIEMIIKGGAIEPEWRLFARSAADDKAPIMMLMAAMDALKAQGKTPAINIKIIIDSHEEGGPPTLKDVVANNLDLLKADAVIMLDGPMHPSNRPTLVYGHRGGTGFDLTVFAGNNDAHSGHFGNFLPDPSFALAHLLSTMRDGEGRVLIPGYYDGVDMSPAMKKVLAAVPDDEAAIRARIGIARNEKVGDNYQEAMNYPTFNITSMISGQPGSRRSVIPAFATASISSRTVPGTPPERQIALVRKWVEGQGYHLVADTPTEKERLTFPFLAAIKGGGGMPALMTPLDADVGKWAARAFRDAFGEEPVRIPIMGGGVPTKPLADGLKVPILLIPLVNADNNQHAANENLRLGNFSTGVRSLYALFTTDFAVSDQK, from the coding sequence ATGGCCATCGCCTCCAAAATCTTGTCGACCTGCCTTATCGCGTTGGCCCTTCCCTGTACGGCCTTTGCGCTGCCCCCGAAGGAGGCGGCGGCGACGCAGACGGCTGCAGACCGCGCCTTGCCTGAATTTGTCGCATTCCTGCAGCTGCCCAATGTCATGCACAAATCGACCGCAGACATGCGGAAGAATGCGGACTGGGTGGAGGCGGCTTTCAGACGACACGGGTTCGAAGCGCGCCAGTTGGAAGATGGCGAGACACCCATGATATTCGCCCAGACCGCCAATCCGTCGCCCAAGCGCAAGACCATATTGTTCTATGCCCATATGGATGGCCAGGCCGTCTTCCCCAAGGATTGGGACCAGCCAGATCCGTTTCAGCCGGTCCTGAAACAAAAGGGTGCGGACGGGACATTCACGTCCCTCCCGATAGAGATGATCATAAAAGGTGGCGCGATCGAACCGGAATGGCGGCTGTTCGCCCGCTCGGCGGCCGACGACAAGGCGCCGATCATGATGTTGATGGCTGCGATGGACGCCCTTAAGGCACAGGGTAAGACCCCAGCGATCAACATCAAGATCATCATCGATTCCCATGAAGAAGGTGGCCCGCCCACCCTGAAGGATGTCGTCGCCAACAATCTCGATCTGCTCAAGGCCGACGCTGTGATCATGCTGGATGGCCCCATGCACCCCAGCAATCGGCCGACGCTGGTATATGGCCATCGCGGCGGGACAGGCTTCGATCTCACCGTATTCGCCGGCAATAATGACGCACATAGCGGGCATTTCGGCAATTTTCTGCCCGATCCCAGCTTTGCGCTGGCGCATCTGCTGTCGACCATGCGGGACGGCGAAGGGCGTGTACTCATTCCCGGCTATTATGACGGGGTGGATATGAGCCCGGCGATGAAGAAGGTGCTGGCCGCCGTACCGGACGACGAAGCCGCGATCCGCGCCCGTATCGGCATAGCCCGCAACGAAAAGGTCGGTGACAATTATCAGGAGGCGATGAACTATCCAACGTTCAACATCACTTCGATGATATCGGGTCAGCCCGGCAGTCGGCGTTCAGTCATTCCGGCATTCGCGACGGCCAGTATCAGTTCCCGCACGGTTCCGGGCACACCGCCCGAACGTCAGATCGCACTGGTCCGCAAATGGGTGGAAGGCCAAGGCTATCATCTAGTCGCCGACACGCCGACCGAGAAAGAACGTCTTACATTCCCGTTCCTGGCGGCGATCAAGGGCGGCGGCGGTATGCCGGCCTTGATGACGCCGCTTGACGCCGATGTCGGCAAATGGGCCGCGAGAGCATTCCGCGATGCGTTCGGGGAAGAGCCGGTACGCATTCCCATCATGGGCGGCGGGGTGCCGACGAAGCCGCTTGCCGATGGCCTGAAAGTCCCCATCCTACTGATCCCTCTGGTCAACGCCGACAATAACCAGCATGCGGCCAACGAAAATCTGCGGCTCGGCAATTTTTCTACTGGCGTACGGAGCCTGTACGCGCTTTTCACCACCGATTTCGCAGTTTCTGATCAAAAGTGA
- a CDS encoding TonB-dependent receptor domain-containing protein, whose protein sequence is MDLKSRSLSGSLSAEDALNLLLTDTPLRIASIRGKVIALTARKGEMLAVSRFSLAKPVQLAALQPSLGMMPAATEAPAPPIDEIVVIGSQIRGAKTTGALPVSVVGKDDIAAIGAVSANDLFRTLPQASDMTFNEQTLGGGSPNAARGDVASVSLRGLEQGNTLVLLNGRRMVLHPTSQTSNGTPVLTYNINAVPVGGLERVEVLRDGAAALYGSDAVAGVVNNVLSTDYTGLSMDATYGGAEGTGLREFQLNGKYGSDFAAGRGNISLMANFTRRTSLAVGDQDYTATNDLRSLVEGTAFAGNTAFDTRSTSSSWGAFRTQNGSAVRSNGTLVTSAAGVFHIQPQSNAGCQINLSTAPGICIDDGVITGAGDRNLRADNNAAFPDITVTPSTNRLNLFAFVNYELNDSIKFFSELGYYRAKSKGYTTPGTLLATTPITIAASAYWNPFGAVGSANRLPGIDAPAGGLNLSTVNLSIRDAGMRQVNVTNQQYRLLAGLKGEIGNWDWESAALYSEATVKDSGDAISNSLLQAAINRTTADAYNPFNGGDPTNPSGADTTPSSQATIDSFIVTSTRRNKTTLALWDAKVSNAQLIDIWGAPIGIAAGIELRRETYKDDRDALQDGSTPFVDSVTGVRYSSDLLGASYRPDIYGKRTVFSAYAELAVPVFTPEMEIPMFRALEFQLAGRYERYSDVGDVAKPKLAGFWDLLDGIRLRGSISGGFRAPNLEVINTPVSEGVNSRTDYVQCEADLRARRISSFSACTRSFAVQQRRDGNSDLKPEESTSWSLGTVLTPPLPGGLGKVTLTVDRWRIKQKGSVGILSDATEIALDYLARVNGSSNPNVVRAAATADDIARYAGTGIAPTGDILYVDSRYENLLPLDVQGIDFGFNYASPPTSIGRFTLSFNASKLIKYYQSPSAQVQSLLDAIAGGDINAAIGVTGAADLVRQDGHPRWRYSGTLTWYKGPIQVGLFTQYIGSVEQSTVFDASANPYVVDSQMTGNLYAQYMMKKDGLGGSTSIQLGVRNFTNERPPLATSGYLASLYQPQRRYWYATVRKSF, encoded by the coding sequence ATGGACCTCAAGTCCCGCTCGCTGTCAGGTTCGTTATCGGCGGAGGACGCGCTCAATCTGCTGCTCACCGACACCCCGCTGCGGATCGCGTCCATCCGGGGCAAGGTGATCGCCCTGACCGCGCGCAAGGGCGAGATGCTGGCAGTTTCGCGCTTCTCGCTGGCGAAACCCGTCCAGCTTGCCGCATTGCAGCCCAGCCTTGGCATGATGCCAGCCGCCACTGAAGCGCCCGCTCCGCCCATCGACGAAATCGTTGTGATAGGCAGCCAGATTCGCGGCGCGAAAACGACCGGCGCCCTTCCCGTATCGGTCGTGGGCAAGGATGACATAGCAGCCATTGGCGCCGTTTCGGCCAACGACCTGTTTCGTACCCTGCCCCAGGCCAGCGACATGACATTCAACGAGCAGACGCTGGGCGGGGGCAGCCCCAATGCGGCGCGGGGCGACGTCGCCTCCGTCAGCTTGCGCGGGTTGGAACAGGGCAATACGCTGGTCCTGCTGAATGGCCGACGGATGGTGCTGCATCCCACGTCGCAGACGAGCAACGGTACGCCGGTCCTGACCTACAACATCAATGCCGTGCCGGTCGGCGGCCTGGAGCGGGTGGAAGTGTTGCGCGATGGCGCGGCGGCGCTCTATGGCTCCGACGCTGTTGCCGGTGTGGTCAACAATGTGCTGTCGACCGACTATACCGGCCTGTCGATGGATGCGACCTATGGCGGCGCCGAAGGCACCGGCCTCCGCGAGTTTCAGTTGAACGGCAAATATGGTTCGGATTTTGCGGCGGGTCGGGGCAATATCAGTCTGATGGCCAATTTTACGCGCCGGACCAGCCTTGCGGTAGGTGACCAGGATTATACCGCCACTAACGATTTGCGATCTCTGGTCGAAGGCACGGCCTTTGCGGGCAACACGGCGTTCGATACGCGTTCGACCAGTTCGTCCTGGGGTGCCTTCCGCACGCAGAATGGATCGGCGGTACGCAGCAACGGCACGTTGGTCACGAGCGCGGCCGGCGTCTTTCACATCCAGCCGCAAAGCAATGCGGGCTGCCAGATCAACCTGTCCACGGCACCCGGCATCTGCATCGACGACGGCGTCATCACTGGCGCGGGCGACAGGAACCTGCGGGCCGATAACAATGCGGCTTTTCCCGACATCACCGTCACGCCATCGACCAACCGTCTCAACCTGTTCGCCTTCGTCAACTACGAGTTGAACGACAGCATCAAATTCTTCAGCGAACTTGGATATTATCGCGCCAAGTCTAAGGGGTACACGACCCCCGGCACGCTTCTGGCCACCACGCCGATCACGATTGCCGCGAGCGCCTATTGGAACCCGTTTGGGGCCGTCGGCTCTGCTAACCGTCTGCCTGGCATCGATGCGCCCGCAGGCGGGCTGAACCTGTCGACCGTCAACCTGTCGATCCGCGACGCGGGTATGCGACAGGTCAATGTGACCAACCAGCAATATCGCCTGCTCGCGGGCCTGAAGGGCGAGATCGGCAACTGGGATTGGGAATCTGCGGCACTATATTCGGAAGCCACGGTCAAGGATTCCGGAGACGCCATCAGCAATAGCCTGTTGCAAGCTGCAATCAATCGTACCACAGCCGACGCCTATAATCCCTTCAACGGCGGCGATCCCACCAACCCCAGCGGGGCCGATACCACGCCGTCCAGCCAGGCGACGATCGATTCGTTCATCGTCACATCGACCAGGCGCAACAAGACGACGCTGGCCTTGTGGGACGCCAAGGTTTCAAACGCGCAGCTTATCGACATCTGGGGCGCACCCATCGGGATCGCCGCGGGTATCGAATTGCGTCGCGAAACCTATAAGGATGATCGCGACGCGCTGCAGGATGGATCGACGCCCTTCGTCGATTCCGTAACGGGTGTCCGCTATTCCAGCGATCTGCTGGGCGCCAGCTATCGGCCCGACATTTATGGCAAGCGGACCGTGTTTTCGGCCTATGCCGAACTCGCCGTTCCGGTCTTTACGCCCGAGATGGAAATACCGATGTTCCGCGCCCTCGAATTTCAGCTTGCGGGCCGCTATGAACGCTACAGCGATGTGGGCGACGTCGCCAAACCCAAACTGGCCGGCTTCTGGGATCTGCTGGACGGCATCCGGTTACGTGGGTCCATATCTGGAGGTTTCCGGGCGCCCAACTTGGAAGTCATCAACACACCGGTGTCCGAAGGCGTGAATAGCCGCACCGACTATGTCCAGTGCGAGGCGGACCTGCGCGCCAGGCGGATCAGCAGTTTTTCCGCCTGTACGCGCAGCTTTGCCGTGCAGCAGCGTCGCGACGGCAACAGCGACCTGAAGCCCGAGGAATCGACGAGCTGGTCGCTCGGCACGGTATTGACCCCGCCTCTGCCAGGCGGACTGGGCAAGGTGACGCTCACGGTCGATCGCTGGCGGATCAAGCAGAAAGGGTCCGTGGGAATATTGTCGGACGCAACGGAAATCGCTCTCGATTATCTCGCGCGCGTAAACGGTTCCAGCAATCCCAATGTCGTGCGCGCCGCGGCCACTGCGGACGACATAGCGCGTTATGCCGGTACGGGCATCGCACCGACCGGTGACATACTCTACGTCGATTCCCGTTATGAAAATCTGCTGCCGCTCGACGTGCAGGGCATCGATTTCGGATTCAACTATGCATCGCCCCCCACGTCCATCGGGCGCTTCACGCTGAGTTTCAACGCGTCGAAGCTGATCAAATATTATCAGTCCCCTTCCGCGCAGGTGCAATCGCTGCTCGATGCGATAGCAGGTGGCGACATCAACGCGGCCATCGGGGTCACCGGAGCTGCCGATCTGGTGCGGCAAGACGGGCATCCGCGCTGGCGCTATTCGGGCACCTTGACCTGGTACAAGGGGCCGATCCAGGTCGGATTATTTACCCAATATATCGGGTCGGTCGAACAATCGACGGTCTTCGACGCCAGTGCCAATCCCTATGTGGTGGACTCGCAGATGACCGGCAATCTCTACGCCCAATATATGATGAAGAAGGACGGGCTGGGCGGATCGACCTCGATTCAGCTTGGCGTCCGCAACTTTACGAACGAGCGTCCACCCCTTGCAACGAGCGGCTATCTGGCGTCGCTCTACCAGCCGCAGCGGCGCTACTGGTATGCGACCGTTCGCAAGTCCTTTTGA
- a CDS encoding RNA polymerase sigma factor, giving the protein MDDPSEKTRWFQDVILPSRGLLRRRLRKILPGHMDLDDIVAEVLMRAYAVDDWRQIRNGLAFMHRIARNLLIDQARREAIISFDYMADLDDLGKTVSYDGMLNARDELRRLENLVKKLPMQQRRAFMLRRVEEYSVADVAAEMGLSVSTVENHLSRALASIARGTMDSENHDAEHTPARQNTKTENRGGSRASGRPA; this is encoded by the coding sequence GTGGACGATCCATCAGAAAAGACCAGATGGTTTCAGGATGTGATCCTGCCGTCGCGCGGCCTGTTACGGCGTCGCCTGCGCAAGATTCTGCCGGGGCATATGGATTTGGACGACATCGTCGCAGAGGTTCTGATGCGGGCCTATGCGGTGGACGATTGGCGGCAAATCCGCAACGGCCTGGCCTTTATGCACCGGATCGCCCGCAATCTGTTGATCGATCAGGCGCGAAGGGAAGCGATTATTTCCTTCGACTATATGGCCGATCTGGATGATCTGGGCAAAACTGTCAGTTATGACGGCATGCTTAATGCCCGCGACGAATTGCGACGCCTGGAAAATCTTGTGAAAAAGCTGCCGATGCAGCAAAGACGCGCATTCATGCTGCGCCGGGTCGAAGAATATTCGGTCGCTGATGTGGCAGCGGAGATGGGTTTGTCCGTCTCTACAGTAGAGAACCATTTGAGCCGGGCTCTCGCCTCGATCGCCCGTGGAACGATGGACAGCGAAAATCATGATGCCGAACACACCCCTGCCAGACAAAACACAAAGACGGAAAATCGAGGCGGAAGCCGCGCGTCTGGTCGTCCTGCTTGA
- a CDS encoding FecR family protein codes for MTAALLGAAAATVAGIGLAGHFRLWGDHRATQLGQRETAQLSDGSSIAMNSDTSLDVLINGSQRKVRLLRGEAMFDIAKDVHRPFYVDLGDSEIKVLGTKFNIRRRDGVTELAVTEGVVLVANKGADPVKVHAGSSAFIRPGIATSIITDPGIVQQRIAWTEGFLEFEEEPLEEVVEEFNRYRKIPLTIGDPRIAGTLITGRFGLNEGDEFVLALESSFDIRASKGANGSVVLLQSD; via the coding sequence ATGACCGCCGCCCTTCTGGGTGCTGCGGCCGCCACAGTCGCTGGCATCGGGCTTGCCGGGCATTTCCGCCTGTGGGGCGACCATCGCGCCACGCAACTGGGGCAACGGGAAACCGCGCAACTGTCCGACGGATCGTCCATTGCCATGAACAGCGATACCAGTCTGGACGTCCTTATCAACGGCAGTCAGCGCAAGGTGCGACTACTGCGCGGCGAAGCGATGTTCGATATCGCCAAGGACGTTCATCGCCCTTTCTACGTCGACCTGGGCGACAGCGAAATCAAGGTGCTGGGCACGAAGTTCAACATCCGGCGTCGGGATGGCGTGACCGAACTGGCGGTGACCGAAGGCGTCGTTCTGGTCGCGAACAAGGGTGCTGATCCGGTAAAGGTACACGCCGGATCGTCCGCGTTCATCCGTCCGGGCATTGCGACGTCGATCATCACCGACCCCGGTATAGTGCAGCAACGTATAGCTTGGACCGAGGGCTTCCTGGAGTTCGAGGAAGAGCCGTTGGAGGAAGTGGTGGAGGAATTCAACCGATACCGGAAGATCCCGTTGACGATCGGCGATCCGCGTATTGCAGGGACATTGATTACTGGTCGGTTCGGCCTGAACGAAGGGGACGAATTCGTTCTGGCCTTGGAAAGCAGTTTCGATATCAGGGCTTCGAAAGGTGCGAATGGATCGGTAGTCCTGCTTCAATCCGATTGA
- a CDS encoding SUMF1/EgtB/PvdO family nonheme iron enzyme → MSLKRRIGRATFLFAAALPLLGASSPVVPVRGARCDSRDGRVLIPAGTVLLGEDGEGKPGRKVAVAAFRIDRHEVTNRQFADFVAATGYRTAAERAGGSAIFVSPLGQVDLNNAANWWNYRKGADWKHPDGPGSDNSGREEWPVVHVDYEDAWAYARWAGATLPSEAQWERAARGKQSEPRHPASWAYDREGRPTANSWQGVFPVRDTGKDGYVGLAPVGCFEANGFGLRDMVGNVWEWTSEQRDRNGLIKGGSYLCAMNYCANFRPAAFQAQELDLGTSHIGFRTIRTQTAAEG, encoded by the coding sequence ATGAGCCTGAAGCGGCGGATCGGGCGGGCGACGTTTCTATTCGCCGCCGCGTTGCCCTTGCTGGGGGCATCCTCGCCTGTTGTTCCCGTCCGGGGTGCGCGATGCGATAGCCGGGATGGACGAGTCCTTATTCCTGCCGGCACCGTGCTTCTGGGCGAGGATGGAGAAGGAAAGCCGGGACGGAAGGTAGCTGTCGCTGCCTTCCGGATCGACCGGCATGAGGTGACCAATCGGCAGTTTGCAGATTTCGTCGCCGCTACCGGGTATCGGACTGCGGCTGAACGCGCGGGCGGTTCTGCCATATTCGTGTCGCCGCTTGGCCAAGTTGATCTCAACAATGCGGCCAACTGGTGGAACTATCGCAAGGGCGCTGACTGGAAGCATCCTGATGGACCCGGGAGCGACAACTCGGGTCGCGAGGAGTGGCCCGTCGTACATGTCGACTATGAGGATGCCTGGGCCTACGCGCGCTGGGCTGGCGCGACGCTTCCGAGCGAAGCGCAATGGGAGCGCGCCGCGCGAGGCAAGCAAAGTGAGCCTCGCCATCCTGCAAGCTGGGCCTATGATCGTGAAGGCCGTCCGACGGCGAACAGTTGGCAGGGTGTCTTCCCCGTCCGCGATACTGGTAAGGACGGCTATGTCGGACTGGCACCGGTTGGCTGCTTCGAGGCCAATGGTTTTGGTCTTCGCGACATGGTCGGCAATGTGTGGGAATGGACCAGCGAGCAGCGGGATCGGAACGGCTTGATCAAGGGTGGCTCCTATCTATGTGCGATGAACTACTGCGCCAATTTCAGGCCCGCCGCATTCCAGGCGCAGGAGTTGGACCTCGGCACCTCCCATATCGGGTTCAGGACGATCAGAACGCAAACGGCTGCTGAAGGCTGA
- a CDS encoding arylsulfatase, translated as MSKFLKSAILLAATALSCGNVAKAQSAPVAKNSADPAPAAHRPNFLLIVADDLGWSDLGSFGGEIATPNLDAIATAGVRFTGFHTAPTCSPTRSMLLSGVDNHQAGLGSMAETLQPDQTGQPGYEGYLNDRVASIAELLHEGGYRTLMSGKWHLGLTPERGPAARGFERSYALLQGLGNHFGADQNAAWKAIDASPTYRDNGKVVSYPKGRFSADYFTDRLIGFLEEGAKDGRPFFAYLPYSTPHWPIQAPPEDIARYKGRYDAGYEALRDARLKRQKELGLVPADIQPHQWQDVKPWASLSAEEKAVESRKMEVYAAMVDRMDQNVGRVVATLKHLGKYEDTVIIFLADNGPEGNVIDAPHQAVLKPERAAKLGIDNSLGNIGAANSYLGYGPGWAQANSSPSWLVKGYPTEGGTRVTAFAAGPHVAGGRIANAFLNVTDIAPTLLNLAGQTQPASFAGRAILPFQGHSLVPVLSGSEANVRQPGEAVGTELFYRRALRKGDWKAVYLPKSGSAYPRGGFGTGAWQLFNVARDPAEANDLAASEPAKLQELVADWNSYAKDKGVVVPSEDGAKK; from the coding sequence ATGAGTAAATTCTTGAAATCAGCCATTTTGCTTGCCGCCACCGCCTTGTCGTGCGGCAACGTCGCGAAAGCCCAGTCAGCCCCTGTCGCAAAGAATAGCGCTGATCCGGCCCCCGCAGCCCACCGACCAAATTTCCTTCTGATCGTCGCCGACGACCTGGGATGGTCGGACCTGGGATCCTTCGGCGGGGAGATCGCCACCCCCAATCTGGATGCTATCGCCACTGCAGGTGTGCGGTTCACAGGCTTCCACACGGCACCGACCTGTTCGCCAACCCGTTCGATGCTGCTCAGCGGCGTCGACAATCATCAGGCGGGTCTTGGCAGCATGGCTGAAACCCTTCAGCCCGACCAAACCGGGCAGCCCGGCTATGAAGGCTATCTCAACGATCGGGTGGCTTCGATCGCAGAGCTGCTGCATGAGGGCGGCTATCGTACGCTCATGTCGGGGAAATGGCATCTGGGCCTGACCCCTGAACGGGGGCCTGCCGCGCGCGGGTTCGAGCGATCCTATGCTCTGCTTCAAGGGCTCGGCAATCATTTTGGTGCTGACCAGAATGCTGCATGGAAGGCGATCGATGCGTCCCCGACCTATCGCGACAATGGCAAGGTCGTATCCTATCCCAAGGGGCGCTTTTCTGCCGACTATTTTACCGATCGGCTGATCGGCTTTCTGGAAGAAGGCGCAAAGGATGGCCGCCCCTTCTTTGCTTATCTGCCTTATTCCACACCACACTGGCCGATCCAAGCGCCGCCGGAAGATATCGCCAGATATAAGGGGCGCTATGATGCCGGCTATGAGGCACTTCGCGATGCAAGGTTGAAGCGCCAGAAGGAACTCGGCCTCGTACCTGCTGATATTCAGCCGCATCAATGGCAGGATGTGAAACCTTGGGCGTCGCTCAGCGCCGAAGAAAAGGCCGTGGAATCGCGTAAGATGGAAGTCTACGCCGCGATGGTCGACCGCATGGATCAGAATGTCGGCCGCGTGGTGGCGACCCTCAAGCACCTCGGAAAATATGAGGACACGGTGATCATTTTCCTCGCCGACAATGGCCCTGAAGGCAATGTCATCGATGCGCCTCATCAGGCGGTTTTGAAGCCGGAACGTGCGGCGAAGCTTGGCATCGACAATAGCCTGGGCAATATCGGCGCCGCCAATAGCTATCTCGGCTATGGTCCTGGATGGGCCCAGGCGAACAGTTCGCCATCCTGGCTGGTCAAGGGCTATCCGACCGAAGGCGGCACCCGCGTGACTGCGTTCGCCGCGGGGCCGCATGTTGCAGGCGGACGAATTGCCAACGCTTTTCTCAACGTCACTGACATTGCGCCGACCCTGCTCAACCTTGCTGGCCAGACCCAGCCCGCCAGCTTCGCTGGACGCGCCATTCTGCCATTCCAGGGGCATAGCCTTGTACCCGTGTTGAGCGGTAGCGAGGCAAATGTGCGTCAGCCGGGCGAAGCGGTGGGCACCGAACTCTTCTACCGCCGCGCGTTGCGCAAAGGCGACTGGAAGGCGGTGTACCTGCCCAAGTCCGGTAGTGCCTATCCACGCGGCGGCTTCGGGACGGGCGCCTGGCAGTTGTTCAACGTCGCGCGTGATCCGGCCGAAGCTAATGACCTTGCCGCCAGCGAACCTGCAAAGCTGCAGGAGTTGGTCGCTGACTGGAATAGCTATGCCAAAGACAAGGGCGTGGTCGTTCCTTCCGAGGACGGTGCGAAGAAATGA